Part of the Devosia sp. SL43 genome, TGATTGGACGCGTTGCGGCCGTGGAAAAACCTCAGGATGGATCCCGGCCTGCGCCGGGATGACATCGAGGTCATGCAAACACCAGCGTGAGCGACCCGTCCACTTGTCCCCGTCCCCCCAACACCGCGCTACACTGGCCATGTCACTGGGGGACGACAATGACGGCACCACTGGGTCCGCGCACCATCCGCGCCTATCGCCGCTTCGCCAAGCCGCTCGCCGCCTTGATGAAGGTCACGCGCGGCAAAGCCGCGGGTCCGGTCGGGGCGACCACGGTGGCCCGCTGCAATGCCCTCATCGTCGCCGCCAACAGGCTCTTCGCCCGCGAGCCCGATATCGGCCGCCTGCCGCCGCTGCCAGCCCATGCCACCCTGTCCGCGATCGATCTGGCGCTGGTGGTCGATGAACTCACCATCGCCACCCTGCGCTTCGAGGAACGCTATCCCGAACTCGATTCCCACAAGCCGCCGCCGCTGCCCCGCTGACGCCCAAAAAACTTATCCCCGCCCCTTGTCGCCATGGCATCATCGGTTCATTCCCGCCGCTCACGCGGTGCTGACGAGGCATCGGGCGGGGAGATGGGTGGATCGGGGTCGCCTGGTCCAGGCAGGGGGAACCCGGCAGCTGCGCTTGCGATACAGCGTACCTGATCCGAACCTGCCCAAAACCCCAGTCGTGTGAAGCGGCTTTCGCCTCTTCAATAACCAATGTGGCGGCGCAAGCCGTCGGGGCGAAAGCCGCTTTACACCGTGTAACCGCAGGCGCACGCGCCATGCGGACAATTGGCATGCGGCGGACTGGGCTGAGCGCCACAAGCAAAGCGACGGGCCGCAAAGGCCCGCCGCGCAATCGTCACGCCGCCTGGACGATCTCGACCAGTTCGACATCGAACACCAGGTCCTGCCCGGCCAGTGGGTGGTTGGCGTCAACCTTGACGATGCTGTCATCCACTTCGACCACCGTGATCGGCAGCAGGCCGCCATCGGCGGTTCGGGCCTTCAATTGCGTGCCGGGCCGCACATCGATGCCCGATGGCACCTTGGCGCGGTCCAGCGTCTGGATGGCCTCCTTGCGATGCGGGCCATAGGCCTGGTCGCAGGGGATGGTCACGGTGGACTTGCTGCCCGGCTCCATGCCGGCGACCTGGGCTTCGAGCCCCTTGATCACCTGGCCCAGGCCAATGGTGAATTCGAGCGGCTCCTTGCCCGACGAGCTGTCGAACTGCGTCCCGTTGGTCAGGCGGCCGGTATAATTGATGCGAACAACGTCGCCCATCTTGGCTTCCGTCATGGCTGTTTCCTTCTGTGAGTGCGGGCGGAAAAATCGACGCCCTTCCAGTCAAGGCCGCGCACATCTGCGCACGACAGCGAGGGTCTAATGTAGGGACTGAGCCCGGGATGTAAACCGCAGCGGCCAAATTAGGCCCTTCGCTCCGTCGGCTGAAAGCGGCCTAGATTATCCGCCGGGCACCCGCAGTCCCGTTTGCGTCCAGCGAAAGCCCGATTTGCCCGCTCCGGATTCGAGCACGTCGCAGTGGCCCGCCATCAGCAGTTCGCGCGGTCCTGTGCGCCGGGATGGTACGAGTGCGGACTGATTGGCCGCCCCAAGCCGAAACCAACCCGCAATTGCAGCCGCCCAGTATCGCCCTAGGCGGCTAGAGGTTTCTAGACCTGATAGAAGCCTGGTCCAGCACATGACTGACAATCGGTTCGGTCTCATTCCAGCTGTTCAGCTGTCGTCCGGCCTGGGCTGACAGCCTGGACATCTCTTGCCGTACCGGCGTCTGGGTCAACACCAAGCGGAGAGCTTGGGCAAATCCGTCGACATCGTCCACCGCGACAAGAATGCCTGCGCCCTTTGCAACAGTATCTGGCACAGCACCAGTGTTGCAGGTGACGATGGGAAGACCGTGCAACATGGCCTCACCCAGCACGATGCCGTAGCCCTCGTAGCGCGTGGCCAGGGCAAATAGCGTGGCCTGCCGATAGTGTTCAATCACCGCCTCGTCGCTCAGAAGGCCGGAAAGGATGATGCGATCCTCAAGGCCCAGATCCGCTATCTGCCGGCGCAGCGCTCGTTCAACTGATGCATCATGGGTCTTGCCAACAATCGCCGCCTGCCAATCAAGCTCCCTGATGCGGCCGAGTGCGGCGACCAGGACATCATGCCCTTTTCGCTCGGCCAATATCCCCACGGACAGGATCAGAGGCGGCGACTGTGGCCTGTGCTCGGGGTCAGCAGCACGAAAGCCGGGTGGCGCCACGGTAATCTTGCCGTCGGGGACATTGAACTGTTGCACCAGGATGCGCGCCGTGTGCGGGCTGGGGACCAGTACGGCCTGCGCCAGTTGCAGGTTATCAGCCTCGCGCTCCAGCAGAAATTGCGCCGGCGCCGGCGCCAACCCCGTTTCGAGCCCGAGCGGGTGATGGATCATGGCGATGATGGGTGCCGCGACAGTGCGCAGTCCAGCGGTGTCGATGGACCCATAAACCAGGCCATCAATGATCAAAGGCATATCCGGCGGGAGAGCCGCCATGGCGGCGATAGCGGCAGCAGTCTCATCGGCGCTCGGGTTTGGAAAGCCGGCGCCCAGTTCCAGATGGTGCATTGTGCGCCCACTACGGCGCAGGGCCTGCAGCAGCTCATACTCGTAGATATAGCCACCGGTTTTCTGCGTGGCATCGCCGGGAATGGCGAAGGCCGCGGCTGTGAACATGGGCGCTGGTTCGGTCATAGGGCTAGTTGCTCGCTGGCGAAGGTTTTGAGGATTCGGCGTTCGAGACTTTGCAGCAGCGCATAAAGCAGGCTTGCCGTAAGGGCTAGGAGCACGATGGCACTCCACAGCATGGCGTAGTTGGAGGTCGAGGCGGTCATTGCCATGAGGCTCCCCATGCCCGTGCCTGTCGCCAGCCATTCTGCAGTCGTTGCAGCCAGTAGTGCCGCGGGCACCGCCATGCGAGCCGAAGCGAAGAAGGCCGGCAGCATAGCCGGGATCTGTGCGTGGATCAGCTTCTGCCACGACGAAGCGGCGTAGCTCGCAAACAAATCGAGCACCGGCTGCGGTGTGCGGCGCATGCCTTCAAGACAAGCGGCGAGCGTTGGCAAGAAGATCATGACGGCGACGATCGTTATGGTGCCAACGGCGCCACGACCGAGTGCCAGCACCAGAAGGGGCGCTGTCGTCACAATCGGCACGGAGCGCAAGGCAATGGCGATCGGCAACATCCCTGCAGCTACAGCTGGTCGCAGCACCAGCACAATGGCAAGGCCGACACCCAGTCCGAGGCCGGCGACGTAGCCAGGCAAAGTCAGCGACAAGGTCTGCCAGAAAGTACCCAGAAGTGTTGCGCGGTTGGCATCGGCCGCAGGTTCGGTGAAGAGGAAGACAAGGACGTCCTGCGGTCGCTTGGCAAAGAATGGAGACAGGCCGAACACCTGCATCAGCCCAAGCCATAGAGCCAAGATGACACCGGCGAGAAGAGCCAGGTTCCCGAGGCCATGCATCAAGGCAGATGATCGAGATCGGATCGGATCCTGCCGATGGGCCGCCAACAGCAAGGGTGGCGCCCCTGCCCCAAGACGGCGACCGAGCCAGCCAAAAAGCCAGAAGGCCACTGCCGACACGCCGGCAGCCAGCACGGCGATGGCCCAGGTCATATCAGCGTCGAGCCCGCGCATTGCGCGAATGCTGAGCACGCCGAGGCCGCGTTCGGCTCCAGTGAACTCGCCCACCATGGCGCCCAGAAAGGCTGCGGGCGCGCCGATTTGCAGACCCGCCGTGAAGTATGGAAACGAAGCCATGGCGCGAACATGCACAAGTTCGGTCACCCGTCCGCGCCCATAGCTGCGCACGAGATCCAGCCAGCTGGCCGGCATGGCGCGGAGGCCAACCAGCAGACAAAGGTATGTCGTGTAATATGTCGCCAGTGCCGCCAGGGTGACCTGCGGGCCTTCGCCGACGCCGTATACGACGCGCAGAATGGGACCGGTGGCGACGAACGGCAGGCAGAAAGGAACCAGTACAATGCCCGATATCAGTTTCTCAACACGCGGCATTGCCAAGGCAACAATGGCCAGCGCCATAGCCGCCGCATTACCCAGAACAAACCCGACGGCGGCAGACCTGAGCGTGACCCCGAGGGCGCCCACCAGCAACGGCGCCTCCGCAACGAGTGTAATCACGACCGATGCCGGACCGGAAAAAACGAACATGCCCTGCGTCAGGCTGGCGAGGACCTGCCAGATCGCCAGTATGGCAACGACAGCCAGAGCGGTGGGCAGGACTGCAGCCAGGCGATGCCTCACGGCGTCAGCAATCCGGCACTGGCTGCGGCCAATGTGTCTGATATCGTAGCCACGAGCGCGCGCCTCGCGGTGTCGTCGCCACGTGGGCCTTTGAAATCGCCGATAACCCGCGCCGGGCGTGGCGAGAAGACGATCACGCGATCACTGACCTCGACAGCCTCGGAAATCGAGTGGGTGACCAGAAGCGTGGTGGTGCCGCGCCTTTGCCAGAGCGCTGGCAGCTCCTGATTGAGGCGGGCCCGGGTCAATTCATCGACGGCGCCGAAGGGCTCATCGAGCAGCAGGAGGCCCGGTTCGGTCACTAGGCACCGAGCCATGGCGGCGCGCTGGCGCATGCCGCCCGAGAGCTCTGCTGGCCTAGTATCGGCAAACTGGTTGAGCCCGACAAGATCGATGAGTTCGGATACCCGGCTCTCATCCCTTTCACGACGGGCCAGCTTCAAGGCAAGGGCGACATTCTGACGGACCGTCAGCCATGGCAGCAGTGCGGCGTCCTGAAACGCGAAGGCGAGGCCTGCCCTTCTGGTGACCGCGACAGGTGCTTCACCTCCGATCTGCACAGAGCCCGCGGACGGTTCTTCAAGTCCGGCGATCAGGCGAAGCAGGGTCGACTTGCCGCAACCGGAGGGCCCGACCAGGGCGGTCGTCTCTCCGGCGCTGAACCGCAGATCGATGGCGGCTATGGCGTTTATCGCCTTGCCACCACTGTGAAAGGTCTTTTCCAGTTCCCGACAGGTTACCTCTGGCGGCTGTGATGCCTCAGACTTGGGCATGCACTTCCTCAAGGATGGATCGGTCCCAAAGATCGGCAGTGACGCTGCGGCCGAGCAGGCCAAGGGTTTCCACATTCTGCTCGACGGTTTCATCGGTGAACCAGCCAAAGCCGAATTGATCGGTCAGCGCTGAGAACATCAGCGGCACTTGGCGCTCGGCCTGCAATTGCTGGGTCGGCAGATCCAGACCCTGGTCCGGATAGAGCTCAAGCGTCAACGAGGCAGCTGCCTTCGGGTCTGCCTTGTAGTCGTTCCAGCCGTTCACTTCGCCCCGCATGAGGGCAACGAGGTCGCTCCGGCGATTGGCAAGACTATCGTCGGTGGCGATATAGGTCTGCGAATGTACCGCATAGCCGTGATCGGCCATGAGCATGGTCACACTCTCCACCCCCTTGATGGCCATAGCCACTGGAAGGTCGGTTTCCCAGCACAGCAGGCAATCCACCTGGTCGGCAAGCAGCGGCGCAGCGTCATACTGGGTCGGCACGATCTCGATCTGGCTGATGTCGACATTGTTGATGGTGCAGAGGGCCTGCAGCACAGGCGTATTGGCAAGGGCCATGCCGATACTCTTGCCGACCAGATCTGCCGGGGTGTTGACCGGATTGGCGGGAAGCGAAGCGATGACGAAGGGATTTTTCTGCATGGCGACGCCAATGATCTTGAAAGGCGCACCCTGCTCCACCGATGCCGAGGCATAGTCTGCTGCCGAAATACCAACCAGGGCCTGCCCCGTGACGACGGCTGGGTCGACTGGCGCGTTGGGGCCGCCGGGATTGAGCGCCACGTTGAGCCCGGCGTCCGACCAGTAGCCCTTGGACTTGGCGATGTAGCTGCCACCGAACTGCACCGAATGGAGCCAGCTCAGCTGCAAGGCGACGTCCTTGGTCTCCTGGGCCAAGAGACGCGGTGACAGAGCGGAAAGGCCAAGCGTTCCAAGGCCGGCACCGACGAACTGGCGGCGAGAAAGACTGAGTTTGGACATGACGATCTCCAGGGGTTAGGCGGGTTTGGGAGGTTGCCGAAGCAGAACGAACAACCCAGGCAGGCTGGCAGCAAGGATGATGATGCCAAACGCGATGCTCGCCGCAAAGCCGGCGGCCGCAGTCGCGCCGGCCAGCGGGAACAGGGCAGCCGCGGCGCCCTCTCGGAAACCCCATCCCGCAACTGTCGTGGGGATGAGCATGGCGCACAGGATCAGCGGCACCAGAACGACAATGCTCTCCAGGCCAAGCGTGGTGCCAGTAGCCAGGGCACAGAGCGTGAAGCTGGCAAGGTTCAAGGCCACGATCAGGCACGCCAGAGGAAGCTG contains:
- a CDS encoding FKBP-type peptidyl-prolyl cis-trans isomerase — translated: MTEAKMGDVVRINYTGRLTNGTQFDSSSGKEPLEFTIGLGQVIKGLEAQVAGMEPGSKSTVTIPCDQAYGPHRKEAIQTLDRAKVPSGIDVRPGTQLKARTADGGLLPITVVEVDDSIVKVDANHPLAGQDLVFDVELVEIVQAA
- a CDS encoding glycosyltransferase family 4 protein → MTEPAPMFTAAAFAIPGDATQKTGGYIYEYELLQALRRSGRTMHHLELGAGFPNPSADETAAAIAAMAALPPDMPLIIDGLVYGSIDTAGLRTVAAPIIAMIHHPLGLETGLAPAPAQFLLEREADNLQLAQAVLVPSPHTARILVQQFNVPDGKITVAPPGFRAADPEHRPQSPPLILSVGILAERKGHDVLVAALGRIRELDWQAAIVGKTHDASVERALRRQIADLGLEDRIILSGLLSDEAVIEHYRQATLFALATRYEGYGIVLGEAMLHGLPIVTCNTGAVPDTVAKGAGILVAVDDVDGFAQALRLVLTQTPVRQEMSRLSAQAGRQLNSWNETEPIVSHVLDQASIRSRNL
- a CDS encoding ABC transporter permease, producing the protein MRHRLAAVLPTALAVVAILAIWQVLASLTQGMFVFSGPASVVITLVAEAPLLVGALGVTLRSAAVGFVLGNAAAMALAIVALAMPRVEKLISGIVLVPFCLPFVATGPILRVVYGVGEGPQVTLAALATYYTTYLCLLVGLRAMPASWLDLVRSYGRGRVTELVHVRAMASFPYFTAGLQIGAPAAFLGAMVGEFTGAERGLGVLSIRAMRGLDADMTWAIAVLAAGVSAVAFWLFGWLGRRLGAGAPPLLLAAHRQDPIRSRSSALMHGLGNLALLAGVILALWLGLMQVFGLSPFFAKRPQDVLVFLFTEPAADANRATLLGTFWQTLSLTLPGYVAGLGLGVGLAIVLVLRPAVAAGMLPIAIALRSVPIVTTAPLLVLALGRGAVGTITIVAVMIFLPTLAACLEGMRRTPQPVLDLFASYAASSWQKLIHAQIPAMLPAFFASARMAVPAALLAATTAEWLATGTGMGSLMAMTASTSNYAMLWSAIVLLALTASLLYALLQSLERRILKTFASEQLAL
- a CDS encoding ABC transporter substrate-binding protein, yielding MSKLSLSRRQFVGAGLGTLGLSALSPRLLAQETKDVALQLSWLHSVQFGGSYIAKSKGYWSDAGLNVALNPGGPNAPVDPAVVTGQALVGISAADYASASVEQGAPFKIIGVAMQKNPFVIASLPANPVNTPADLVGKSIGMALANTPVLQALCTINNVDISQIEIVPTQYDAAPLLADQVDCLLCWETDLPVAMAIKGVESVTMLMADHGYAVHSQTYIATDDSLANRRSDLVALMRGEVNGWNDYKADPKAAASLTLELYPDQGLDLPTQQLQAERQVPLMFSALTDQFGFGWFTDETVEQNVETLGLLGRSVTADLWDRSILEEVHAQV